Sequence from the Clupea harengus chromosome 20, Ch_v2.0.2, whole genome shotgun sequence genome:
TCTCAGTTTTTTGAtgattatttaaatccgaggacgtctgtagaattgatgtaaATGCAATCACCAtcaatttctcacaaattcatccCTTAAGAtcatgggcgcactccaatctggcctatcTATGACTGCTTTACCGGCGTTCTTAAATCTTGTTCTTGGCttagaacgaatcccagatagGAAAACTTTTATGAATGCCAGAATTCACCCGGGAACTTCGTAAGTGGGGTTAAGAAGAAttcttaactttttcttaattcctttcgagaatgaggtccccTGTTATCGGGAAACCCAGCCCTGATATGTTTACTCTGGAAAGCCAAAAATGTCCAGGTTTTCCTGCTTTGTAGACAActgattttaaataaataatttaaaatttGACATCTCTTTTCAGATATGTCCACCCCAGCTAGAGAGCCAGTGATGCAGGCAGCAGGTGCCTCCCAGGTATGTGCACTCTTTTGTTCCCCTGTAAAGGTAGAAGCGTATGTCTGATTGATGAAACATGCACACCCCAATGATTTGTTCTGACCTAGATGAAAAAGTGCATCAGGATTGTTTTAATCCATACATTTATTACATCCATATTGCTATTAGTTATAACTTTAAACAAACATCATTAGTAAACCTAAATCGTTTTCTCATTTTGCAGACTACACCTAGTCcatggagagtgaaggaggagaaTTACTCTAATTCTATGGTGAGTAGACTGTGATACACTACATGCACAAAATACGTTGCATTTTTAGTGCAACAAGGGCATccaacttttattttctcttattTCTTGCAGGGTCCACATTCACATAATTTCAATGTGAAATTCGGTCTAGATGTCCGTACCATTCACTGTGATCAACCTTGCACAGTGCTGGAGGCAataaaatcaacaaaaaaatataaGGAGCATATTACCTGTGCCGATGGGAACATTATTATTCAGCTGGGTAAAGTGGATAACGAATGTATTGTTGCAACACATTTCCCTTGTTCttgtgtggaggaggatgagTCTCTGATCATATCCAGTGAAAAAGAGGTCGTAGGGGAACAATTGACAAAACCGTTTGACAAAATGATATATCCGAAAGACAGATATGTATTGTTCAAGATTGATACAGTGGGAGGGAAAGACACCAAAACAAAGAAGATTTTTAGAAATGAGAGTGTCAAACAGTTCAAGTATCTCTGTGTTTACGCACAGAAGGGGATGACTGTAGAGGAGGCTCTGAAAAGAGATGGACGCTTCATTGATGACCTTGGCAACTTCGAACTGACTGACAATGAGAATCGAGTCATCACTGAAGGCACACAAAAGGTTGACAACCTGCACAAGAAAAGTTTCAAGGTCTGTCTTCCACGttgtaaaggaaaaaaacatgaaacagctgTGACAAGGCGGTTACCGCGAAAAAACCAACCAACACCAGTCTCAGATGTAGTACAGCAGAGTGGAATCAGTGTAAAAACAGCACTGGAAAAGACAGGGAGCAGTGTCAACACGGAGGAGATTTATGAACGGCTGCGTCAGCAGTTTACAGAACTGAGAAATTTGATGGAGAATAGATTCCCTGGTGATTCTTATCAGGAAGCACTGAACCTCAGGAGGGAAAACTTTGGAAAAATCCAGCAATCTTTTAGTGAAGTTCACAGAATCAGGAAGATGCTCAAACTGGGGCAGTCAGTTTGCAAACTCAATGTAAGGGATGTTTGTGAGGGAACGGGCTTTGTACTGTTTGATAGTTTTGTCCTGACTAACGCACATTTATTTAAAGATTATGTCGAAGGAGGAAAACTACAGGAGGGTGTAGAAGTGTTAGCTCTATTTGGGTATGAGGATCCTGAGCCAGAAAGAAATTACTCTTGCTTTTCTGCTAAGAAAACATTTGTTGATTTTGATGTCGAGCTTGATTATGCCATACTGGAACTTAACCCTGAGGGCCAGTtatccaacaaacaaacaaccaacgTAAAGGTACCACAAGGGCTCCTGAGGACATTTTGTCCACTGCCTCAGATAGGCGAAGCCTGTATTATTGGTCACCCAGCAGGAggagtgaaaaaaatggatCCTATATGTATCattgagaaagaggggagaaggcAGAATGTTCAGGACCATTTAAATCCGTACAAAGACACCCTGTTAACGCTCATGTCGATCCGTCAAATCATCAGTAATCGAGGCATTGACGACTTAATGATGGGTGGAAGTAAAGACGGTGTAGTGACCTACAACACTTTCATGTATCACGGTGCTTCAGGCTCCCCGGTGTTTGATGCCCTTGGCAGAGTTTTTGGTTTGCACACCGCAGGATATTGCTATGGGTTTCCAAAAGAGGAGAGTGTGATTGAGTATGCCCAACCTGTGCTTACTATATTTAAAAAGTTTGTGGATAATctgagagaaagtggaaaaATGTCCCTGTTGGAAAGAGTTAAGAAGGTGGCAGAGCAAAACTCGCACCTTAAAAAATTGACTCAGGACCCAGACAGCAGCACACCAATGGAGGTGGATTGAACACATTAGACCTTGTTTGTCCAAAACTGAGCCTCCTGTTTTGTCCAGACTCACCAAATCCAACTTTGTACTTTGGGTAAAATGGATGCAAACATGTATATTTTGATTTTTGCTCAGCCACTGCATTCATAACCATCCGCTGTAAATAATTGTCTGCTTTTATAACATTGATATTGCATTCAAGCCTCACTGTAGAAGCTGTTAGGTGCACTGTCATTACAACCATCTACTGTTAACCTGTTTGTGAAAGCTGCAATTTCATAATCAagtgttttacatttacatttagtcatttcgcagacgcttttatccaaagtgacgtaaaAAGTAGAGAACAATCAAGCCATGAGCAACAGatacctagtgtaacaataaatactactttacataagaatgtAACTACAGTTTTAGGCTTTGATACCTATTTACTTTCAATTTCTTGCTATATTATCTTTG
This genomic interval carries:
- the LOC116225285 gene encoding serine protease FAM111A-like — translated: MSTPAREPVMQAAGASQTTPSPWRVKEENYSNSMGPHSHNFNVKFGLDVRTIHCDQPCTVLEAIKSTKKYKEHITCADGNIIIQLGKVDNECIVATHFPCSCVEEDESLIISSEKEVVGEQLTKPFDKMIYPKDRYVLFKIDTVGGKDTKTKKIFRNESVKQFKYLCVYAQKGMTVEEALKRDGRFIDDLGNFELTDNENRVITEGTQKVDNLHKKSFKVCLPRCKGKKHETAVTRRLPRKNQPTPVSDVVQQSGISVKTALEKTGSSVNTEEIYERLRQQFTELRNLMENRFPGDSYQEALNLRRENFGKIQQSFSEVHRIRKMLKLGQSVCKLNVRDVCEGTGFVLFDSFVLTNAHLFKDYVEGGKLQEGVEVLALFGYEDPEPERNYSCFSAKKTFVDFDVELDYAILELNPEGQLSNKQTTNVKVPQGLLRTFCPLPQIGEACIIGHPAGGVKKMDPICIIEKEGRRQNVQDHLNPYKDTLLTLMSIRQIISNRGIDDLMMGGSKDGVVTYNTFMYHGASGSPVFDALGRVFGLHTAGYCYGFPKEESVIEYAQPVLTIFKKFVDNLRESGKMSLLERVKKVAEQNSHLKKLTQDPDSSTPMEVD